The Psychrosphaera ytuae genome includes a region encoding these proteins:
- the prsT gene encoding XrtA/PEP-CTERM system TPR-repeat protein PrsT, producing MNLKLTAVATALTLALAGCSGEDAESMYQSAQQDFSTQDYKTAVINLKNAIKENGTHPDYRALLGDVYFAQGQLQAAEKEYIKAIEYGGDEEALLAKLAGTLFYAADFQQVTEIELEDLDASPQNIAKLNVFKGMSASALNDRQAMLDYLELAQNTNQPSNYKDIATILVQNIDTPQKALESLSKLTIEDSESLALTHLVSGHLATRSDQIQQAVTHYQQFVDNKPNLLLGNLYLAVALLKNEQYEETIKTANKVLKVSQSQPFANFLVAQSQYQLKQHEQASLAAEKAVQNGYDNVNSRLVAALSAFNLQKYEVAFKHFNTIQQQLDASHPARQVMLATAIKLGSVEDIEQSLEDIEVSAIQPELLNAASLELFRSGKGEMAKGLLNQTSELDLNSSRALSQLGMLKISSGDDAGIKDLEAALALQPDSAPLYLTLGSAYLQSGKIDKAEALIEPFMKSQPSSVEAFNYAALVYMRSDRVKVAADYLTQAKQIDPSNKMSLLFDINQAFANKQFRQAFDIAISLLDKEPAYTPALKALSIAGLSLNLNSEVESRLQKAVDASDGFTQINLKATFHFIEKDYKAALQTLSSNTNLKEAPNQTWLLKSTLVRKLEGYEAGKNSYQEWVKAQPANVDAYLYLITYLETNFKSSEAFEAAKSAMTRFPNNTRIKLINAYYLSLNGESSKADQLLNSLTNTNTDPLYLLTKSQIEIANRRYESANELALQAYNAAPAFNTVRIRYALLKQTNSKSAAHQFAENHLTKYDQDFSSRLMLANEYMATTPTKAISHYEFLAKNTEANVVVLNNLAYLKLESGQLEEAKQYGEEAVKHSPDNPSVLDTMAMIYFKMNDLTQAKALINKAAQLAPDNQNIQLHLQQINMAG from the coding sequence ATGAACCTTAAACTAACAGCAGTCGCAACAGCGTTGACGCTCGCATTAGCAGGGTGCTCTGGTGAAGATGCCGAATCTATGTACCAATCTGCACAACAAGATTTTAGTACACAAGATTATAAAACAGCGGTCATCAACCTCAAAAACGCTATTAAGGAAAATGGTACGCACCCTGATTATCGTGCCCTTCTTGGGGACGTCTATTTTGCCCAGGGCCAATTGCAAGCTGCGGAAAAAGAGTACATCAAAGCGATAGAATACGGTGGTGATGAGGAAGCTCTTCTAGCGAAACTTGCCGGCACATTATTCTATGCAGCAGACTTCCAACAAGTAACCGAAATAGAGTTAGAAGACCTTGACGCCTCGCCACAAAACATTGCTAAATTAAACGTGTTCAAAGGTATGTCGGCTTCTGCCTTAAACGATCGACAAGCTATGCTTGACTATTTAGAGTTGGCACAGAATACAAATCAACCATCTAATTATAAAGATATTGCCACTATATTAGTTCAAAACATAGATACGCCTCAGAAGGCATTAGAGTCTCTGTCAAAACTAACTATTGAAGATTCTGAAAGCTTAGCGTTAACACATTTGGTTTCGGGACACTTGGCAACGAGATCAGATCAAATTCAACAAGCCGTGACTCATTATCAGCAGTTTGTTGATAACAAACCTAACCTTTTACTCGGTAATTTATACCTTGCCGTTGCCCTGTTAAAAAATGAGCAATACGAGGAAACCATCAAGACTGCTAACAAGGTGTTAAAAGTCAGCCAATCACAACCTTTTGCAAACTTTTTAGTTGCTCAAAGCCAATATCAACTCAAGCAACACGAGCAAGCCAGTTTAGCGGCTGAAAAAGCGGTACAAAATGGCTACGACAACGTTAATTCGAGACTAGTCGCAGCACTTAGCGCTTTTAATCTACAAAAATACGAAGTTGCGTTTAAACACTTTAATACTATTCAGCAACAACTAGATGCTTCGCACCCAGCTAGACAAGTTATGTTAGCAACAGCCATCAAGCTTGGATCTGTCGAAGACATTGAGCAGTCTTTAGAAGATATAGAAGTTTCGGCTATTCAGCCTGAACTACTAAACGCAGCAAGCTTGGAGCTATTTAGAAGTGGTAAAGGCGAAATGGCCAAAGGGTTACTTAATCAAACTTCTGAGCTAGACCTAAACTCTTCAAGAGCTCTGAGCCAATTGGGCATGTTAAAAATCTCCAGCGGCGATGACGCTGGTATTAAAGATTTAGAAGCAGCTCTTGCTTTGCAACCAGATTCTGCACCTCTTTACCTGACACTTGGCTCGGCTTATTTACAATCTGGTAAGATTGACAAAGCAGAGGCTCTTATTGAACCTTTTATGAAGAGTCAGCCTAGTTCAGTAGAAGCATTTAATTATGCTGCACTCGTTTATATGCGAAGTGACCGAGTTAAAGTAGCAGCTGACTATTTAACTCAGGCAAAACAAATTGACCCAAGTAATAAAATGTCGCTGCTTTTCGATATTAACCAGGCCTTTGCTAATAAGCAGTTTAGACAAGCGTTCGATATTGCAATTTCGCTCTTAGATAAAGAACCCGCCTATACTCCTGCACTCAAGGCATTGTCTATTGCGGGGTTATCGCTAAACCTTAACAGTGAAGTTGAGTCTAGATTACAGAAAGCGGTTGATGCTTCGGATGGTTTTACTCAGATAAATTTGAAGGCAACTTTTCATTTTATCGAGAAAGACTACAAAGCAGCGCTACAGACGTTATCTTCTAATACCAATTTAAAAGAAGCGCCTAACCAAACTTGGTTATTAAAAAGTACTCTTGTTAGAAAACTGGAAGGCTACGAAGCAGGAAAGAACAGTTATCAAGAGTGGGTTAAAGCTCAACCAGCTAATGTCGATGCTTATTTGTATTTAATTACCTATTTAGAGACAAACTTTAAATCATCTGAAGCTTTTGAAGCGGCAAAATCGGCAATGACTCGTTTTCCGAATAATACTCGGATCAAACTTATCAATGCATATTATTTAAGCCTTAATGGTGAAAGTTCGAAAGCAGATCAACTATTGAACTCTCTAACAAATACAAATACTGATCCCTTGTATCTGTTAACCAAGAGTCAAATTGAAATCGCCAATAGGCGATACGAATCAGCAAATGAATTGGCACTACAAGCCTATAACGCGGCTCCTGCTTTTAATACGGTTCGTATTCGCTACGCATTGCTAAAACAAACAAATAGCAAAAGTGCAGCGCACCAGTTCGCCGAGAATCACTTAACTAAATATGACCAAGACTTCTCGTCTCGACTTATGTTGGCTAATGAATACATGGCAACAACACCAACGAAGGCGATAAGCCATTACGAATTTTTGGCAAAAAATACTGAAGCGAATGTCGTTGTACTGAACAATTTAGCTTATTTGAAATTGGAATCAGGTCAGCTTGAAGAAGCAAAACAATATGGAGAGGAAGCGGTTAAACACAGCCCAGACAACCCAAGTGTGTTGGATACAATGGCTATGATTTACTTTAAGATGAATGACTTAACACAAGCCAAAGCACTTATAAATAAAGCGGCACAATTAGCTCCTGACAATCAAAACATCCAGCTTCATTTACAACAAATTAATATGGCCGGATAA
- a CDS encoding GNAT family N-acetyltransferase: protein MDEINVTAEVLSIEQFNLLEHDWNTLFAKSEQRFFLSWNWMGSWLSILPSQSRAMVVKAVVNNEIVGLAVFCHSNVRRHGFITSSQWHMHRAGVAELDQMWIEYNDVLCAKENQLAVRDAIIKYAINYFDFDELAVSMATSSRLSTKSSIPSHSFWVDSTAHPAFKINLSKPYKPSKNLHRQITKTEELLASNGGLSWSITSSQEEVFNILDLGKHWHQEKWRETPTPSGFDNAVFESFHHRLIEHNNDENKVVVVALSHQNKLIGFNYLLTDKHSVYFYLSSFMPVNDNRIKIGYFLHNKCIEWATEHNYQYYDFLAGESSYKQRFSDERYCLFDNILQKKKLSFYAERMLSKIKHKLVRK from the coding sequence GTGGATGAGATAAACGTAACAGCTGAAGTTCTTTCAATTGAGCAATTCAATCTTCTAGAACATGATTGGAATACGTTATTTGCAAAAAGCGAACAACGTTTCTTCTTATCTTGGAATTGGATGGGTAGCTGGCTATCGATTTTGCCTTCACAGTCGAGGGCAATGGTCGTTAAAGCAGTGGTCAACAATGAAATTGTTGGACTCGCTGTTTTTTGTCACTCCAATGTTCGTCGTCATGGTTTTATAACATCTTCACAATGGCACATGCATCGAGCCGGTGTTGCTGAGTTGGACCAGATGTGGATTGAGTACAATGACGTACTATGTGCTAAAGAAAATCAATTAGCGGTTCGCGATGCTATTATCAAATACGCTATTAATTATTTTGATTTTGATGAATTAGCCGTTTCGATGGCAACATCTTCGCGTTTATCGACAAAGTCTTCGATACCGTCTCATTCATTTTGGGTAGATTCGACGGCACATCCTGCTTTTAAAATAAATCTATCTAAGCCATACAAACCATCAAAAAATCTGCATCGACAGATTACTAAAACCGAAGAACTTCTTGCGTCAAACGGTGGGCTATCTTGGTCAATCACAAGTAGCCAAGAAGAAGTTTTTAATATATTAGACCTCGGAAAACATTGGCATCAGGAGAAGTGGCGTGAGACACCAACTCCGAGTGGGTTTGATAATGCCGTCTTTGAATCGTTTCATCACCGCTTAATTGAACACAATAACGATGAAAATAAAGTTGTAGTCGTCGCTTTAAGTCACCAAAACAAGCTTATTGGTTTCAACTACTTACTAACTGATAAGCATTCGGTGTATTTCTATTTATCTAGCTTTATGCCGGTTAACGATAACCGTATAAAAATCGGGTATTTTTTACATAATAAATGTATTGAATGGGCTACTGAGCACAACTACCAATACTATGATTTCCTTGCTGGTGAAAGTAGTTATAAACAGCGATTTTCGGATGAAAGATATTGTCTTTTCGATAACATATTACAGAAGAAAAAATTGTCGTTTTATGCAGAACGAATGTTATCCAAAATAAAACACAAACTGGTTAGAAAATAA